The following coding sequences are from one Natrarchaeobaculum sulfurireducens window:
- a CDS encoding CPBP family intramembrane glutamic endopeptidase, translated as MSPPQSTPPSTDPPGGPPDSSSADGSSPNEQPPRSPLIAVVGSIGYVVGVFAFVIAASIALMFAVAGVLLLSGEQALFEELIAGDGMIALVVAEAVLLGVGTVLAAVLSFSTGWVPKRVVGFAVPSPRELLVGVGAVIALLAIAMSLGLVSDLLGVPASDHALFDEDAPASYYLGLAALSILVIGPVEELLFRGLIQNYMRPAFGGIGAIVGTSVLFAAVHLPAYLTGALSTALVSLGVIFALSIVLGAVYERYRNIVLVMAIHGFYNAILFSAQIGL; from the coding sequence ATGTCGCCCCCGCAGTCGACGCCCCCCAGCACGGACCCGCCTGGAGGCCCGCCGGACTCGAGTTCAGCCGACGGCTCGTCGCCGAACGAACAGCCGCCTCGATCGCCGTTGATCGCCGTTGTCGGCTCCATCGGCTACGTCGTCGGCGTCTTCGCGTTCGTCATCGCCGCGAGCATCGCCCTGATGTTCGCCGTCGCCGGAGTCCTCCTCCTCTCGGGTGAACAAGCGCTTTTCGAGGAACTGATCGCCGGTGACGGGATGATCGCCCTCGTCGTGGCGGAGGCGGTCTTACTCGGCGTCGGTACCGTCCTGGCCGCCGTGCTCTCGTTTTCGACCGGCTGGGTCCCAAAGCGAGTCGTCGGCTTCGCAGTGCCGTCGCCGCGGGAGCTGCTCGTCGGCGTCGGCGCGGTCATCGCGCTGTTGGCCATCGCGATGTCTCTGGGACTGGTCAGTGACCTCCTCGGCGTTCCGGCGTCCGATCACGCGCTGTTCGACGAGGACGCTCCGGCGTCGTACTACCTCGGGCTCGCGGCGCTATCGATCCTCGTCATCGGTCCCGTCGAAGAACTGCTCTTTCGAGGCTTGATCCAGAACTACATGCGACCGGCGTTCGGCGGCATCGGGGCCATCGTCGGCACCTCGGTCCTGTTCGCTGCCGTCCATCTCCCGGCGTATCTGACCGGCGCGCTCTCGACCGCTCTCGTCTCGCTCGGGGTCATCTTCGCGCTCTCGATCGTACTCGGAGCTGTCTACGAACGGTATCGAAACATCGTGTTAGTGATGGCGATCCACGGCTTCTACAACGCGATTCTGTTTAGCGCCCAGATCGGGCTCTGA
- the serA gene encoding phosphoglycerate dehydrogenase encodes MKVLVTDPIADAGLDVLRDAGHEVETGYELEGEDLLEAISDAGGLIVRSGTEVTDEVLSAAEELVIVGRAGIGVDNIDIDAATDEGVIVANAPEGNVRAAAEHTVAMAFATARSVPQAHVRLKTGEWAKGDYLGAELNGKTLGVVGLGRVGQEVAKKLHSLGMDIAAFDPYISEERAQRIGAELVEFEECLERADFLTIHTPLTPETEGMIAEDELDLLEDGYLVNVGRGGIVDEAALAAKVEDGTVAGAALDVFAEEPLAEDSPLLEHDEIIVTPHLGASTEAAQENVATSTAEQVVAALEGEPVANALNAPSIDESAFPRVEPYVEIADTAGKVAAQLLDGRIEGVEVAYEGEIADEDVEFVTASALKGVFEPLEWQVNAVNAPQIADDRGVEVTESKTRQAEDFQSLVSVTVKNGDDSVTVDGTLFAGDDPRIVRVDGYRVDAIPHGKMVVTRNTDEPGVIGLIGSVMGKHDVNIAGMFNARETIGGEALTVYNVDSQVPEEAKAELNDDGRVIGVDYITLNGQS; translated from the coding sequence ATGAAGGTACTCGTCACGGACCCCATCGCGGATGCGGGTCTGGACGTACTGCGAGACGCCGGCCACGAGGTCGAGACAGGCTACGAACTCGAGGGTGAGGACCTCCTCGAGGCGATCTCCGACGCGGGTGGGTTGATCGTTCGCTCGGGCACCGAGGTCACCGACGAGGTACTCTCGGCGGCCGAGGAACTGGTCATCGTCGGCCGTGCAGGGATCGGCGTCGACAACATCGACATCGACGCCGCCACCGACGAGGGTGTCATCGTCGCGAACGCACCGGAGGGGAACGTCCGCGCCGCCGCCGAACACACCGTCGCGATGGCGTTCGCCACCGCCCGCTCGGTTCCACAGGCACACGTCCGCCTGAAAACCGGCGAGTGGGCCAAAGGCGACTACCTCGGTGCCGAACTCAACGGCAAGACCCTGGGCGTCGTCGGCCTCGGCCGCGTCGGCCAGGAAGTCGCGAAGAAACTCCACTCGCTGGGGATGGATATCGCCGCGTTCGACCCCTACATCTCCGAGGAGCGCGCCCAGCGGATCGGCGCCGAACTCGTCGAGTTCGAGGAGTGTCTCGAGCGCGCGGACTTCCTGACCATCCACACGCCGCTGACCCCCGAGACCGAGGGCATGATCGCCGAGGACGAACTCGACTTACTCGAGGACGGCTACCTCGTCAACGTCGGCCGTGGCGGGATCGTCGACGAAGCCGCCCTGGCGGCGAAAGTCGAAGACGGCACGGTCGCCGGGGCAGCACTCGACGTCTTCGCCGAAGAGCCGCTGGCCGAGGACTCGCCGCTGCTCGAACACGACGAGATCATCGTCACGCCCCACCTCGGCGCGTCGACCGAGGCAGCCCAGGAAAACGTCGCCACCTCGACGGCCGAACAGGTCGTCGCCGCCCTCGAGGGCGAACCCGTCGCAAACGCGCTCAACGCGCCATCGATCGACGAAAGCGCGTTCCCCCGTGTCGAGCCGTACGTCGAGATCGCCGACACCGCCGGCAAGGTCGCCGCCCAGTTGCTCGACGGTCGCATCGAGGGCGTCGAGGTCGCATACGAGGGCGAGATCGCCGACGAGGACGTCGAGTTCGTGACCGCGAGCGCGCTCAAAGGTGTCTTCGAGCCGCTCGAGTGGCAGGTCAACGCGGTCAACGCACCCCAGATCGCCGACGACCGTGGCGTCGAGGTTACCGAGTCGAAGACACGCCAGGCCGAGGACTTCCAGAGTCTGGTCTCCGTGACGGTCAAAAACGGCGACGACTCGGTCACCGTCGACGGTACGCTCTTCGCCGGTGACGACCCTCGAATCGTCCGCGTCGACGGCTATCGCGTCGACGCCATCCCCCACGGAAAGATGGTCGTCACGCGTAACACCGACGAACCGGGCGTCATCGGCCTTATCGGCTCCGTGATGGGCAAACACGACGTCAACATCGCCGGCATGTTCAACGCCCGGGAGACGATCGGTGGCGAGGCGCTGACCGTCTACAACGTCGATAGCCAGGTCCCCGAGGAGGCGAAAGCTGAACTCAACGACGACGGCCGGGTCATCGGCGTCGACTACATCACACTCAACGGCCAGTCGTAG
- the hisA gene encoding 1-(5-phosphoribosyl)-5-[(5-phosphoribosylamino)methylideneamino]imidazole-4-carboxamide isomerase — protein MSHFPEFEVIPAVDLQDGEVVQLVQGERGTEKTYGDPVEAAERWIDAGADSLHLVDLDGAFEGERQNAEAIDAVLETVDVPTQLGGGIRTAEDAVGLLERGLDRVILGTAAVENPEIVAEISDTHPDSVVVSLDAKDGEVVVEGWTEGAGVTPVEAAERYDDLGAAAILFTNVDVEGRLEGVATDPVRDLVEATDVPVIASGGVATLEDVRALEAAGAGAVVVGSALYEGAFTLEEAQAALE, from the coding sequence ATGAGCCACTTCCCGGAGTTCGAAGTGATCCCTGCCGTCGACTTACAAGACGGCGAGGTCGTACAACTGGTCCAGGGCGAACGCGGCACAGAGAAAACGTACGGCGACCCCGTCGAGGCCGCCGAGCGCTGGATCGACGCCGGCGCGGACTCGCTTCACCTCGTCGACCTGGACGGTGCGTTCGAGGGCGAGCGACAGAACGCCGAGGCGATCGACGCCGTCCTCGAGACCGTCGACGTTCCCACGCAACTCGGCGGCGGCATCCGCACCGCCGAGGACGCCGTGGGCTTGCTCGAGCGCGGTCTGGATCGCGTCATCCTGGGCACTGCCGCCGTCGAGAACCCGGAAATCGTCGCCGAGATCAGCGATACACACCCCGACAGCGTCGTCGTTAGCCTCGACGCGAAAGACGGCGAGGTCGTCGTCGAGGGCTGGACCGAAGGAGCTGGCGTGACGCCGGTCGAGGCCGCCGAACGCTACGACGACCTCGGTGCGGCGGCGATCCTCTTTACGAACGTCGACGTCGAGGGTCGACTCGAGGGCGTCGCCACCGACCCCGTCCGGGACCTGGTCGAGGCGACCGACGTCCCGGTGATCGCCAGCGGCGGCGTCGCCACCCTCGAGGACGTCCGTGCGCTCGAGGCGGCTGGCGCGGGGGCCGTCGTCGTCGGGAGCGCACTGTACGAGGGTGCGTTCACGCTCGAGGAGGCCCAGGCTGCGCTCGAGTGA
- a CDS encoding TrkH family potassium uptake protein has translation MKIRVDWRSSCSLTGTVLKWLAVPLAVPLGLAVLDGDDPVPFLVAISVTVAVGLTLERLSDDRELGQRESFLMVAVTWLAVAAVGAIPFLLVGLASGGQSSFAGPVNGPVNAMFESTSGLTTTGATVMNEWDFAEQPRSVLLWRQLIQWLGGLGILIVAIGLLSHLMIGGAQLMETETQTRNVRKLRPHIAETARLIWGLYVGLTLLAIAVFYALHLLGLAPNMDFFNAVSHAFTSVATAGFSPEPDSIGAFSPTVQWSIIPFMVVGSTNFVLLYYLTQGDFERPVESEELRFYLGTLAFFGVVVVAILAFDPEIEKGLEPTIRHGLFNVASLLTTTGYASTDFDAWTAGAKHALFLCMFLGGMAGSTTCSIKSFRWLIVLKAFRRNLFTAVHPRAIRPVRLGDGVVDEDTVNDVFAYVLLAIVIFFVLTVFLVVDAARAGAFVGEFEALGAAASIFLNIGPAFERAGPLESYAWFPASSRAVMIVMMWIGRIEIIPVLVLLTPAFWKS, from the coding sequence ATGAAGATTCGCGTCGACTGGCGCTCGAGTTGTAGCCTCACCGGGACAGTGCTGAAGTGGTTAGCCGTACCGCTTGCGGTACCACTGGGGCTTGCTGTCCTCGACGGCGACGACCCCGTCCCGTTTCTCGTCGCGATTTCCGTCACGGTCGCCGTCGGACTCACACTCGAGCGATTGAGCGACGACCGCGAGCTCGGCCAGCGCGAGTCGTTCCTGATGGTCGCGGTGACCTGGCTCGCTGTCGCGGCGGTCGGCGCGATTCCCTTCCTGCTCGTGGGACTTGCCAGCGGCGGCCAGTCGTCGTTCGCAGGCCCGGTGAACGGGCCGGTCAACGCGATGTTCGAGAGCACGAGCGGGCTGACGACGACAGGGGCAACGGTAATGAACGAGTGGGACTTCGCCGAGCAACCCCGGTCGGTCCTACTCTGGCGACAACTCATCCAGTGGCTCGGCGGGCTTGGCATCCTGATCGTTGCGATTGGGCTACTCTCACACCTCATGATCGGTGGTGCACAGCTGATGGAGACCGAAACCCAGACGCGAAACGTCCGGAAACTTCGGCCACACATCGCCGAGACGGCACGCCTCATCTGGGGGCTGTACGTCGGGCTTACGCTGCTCGCGATCGCCGTCTTCTACGCCCTACACCTGCTTGGGCTGGCACCGAACATGGACTTCTTCAACGCCGTCTCCCACGCGTTTACGAGCGTCGCGACGGCTGGCTTCTCGCCCGAGCCCGACAGCATCGGCGCGTTCTCTCCGACCGTCCAGTGGTCGATCATCCCCTTCATGGTGGTCGGGTCGACCAACTTCGTCCTGCTGTACTACCTCACCCAGGGCGACTTCGAGCGACCAGTCGAGTCCGAAGAGCTCAGGTTCTACCTCGGAACGCTCGCGTTCTTCGGCGTCGTCGTCGTCGCTATCCTCGCGTTCGACCCCGAAATCGAGAAGGGGCTCGAGCCGACGATCAGACACGGACTGTTCAACGTCGCATCGTTGCTCACGACGACGGGCTACGCCTCGACTGACTTCGACGCCTGGACTGCCGGTGCGAAACACGCCCTCTTTCTCTGTATGTTCCTCGGCGGGATGGCCGGCAGCACCACCTGCTCGATCAAGTCTTTCCGGTGGTTGATCGTCCTCAAGGCGTTCCGTCGAAATCTCTTTACCGCCGTCCACCCCCGAGCCATCCGCCCGGTTCGCCTCGGCGACGGCGTCGTCGACGAGGACACGGTCAACGACGTCTTCGCGTACGTGTTACTCGCCATCGTCATCTTCTTCGTCCTAACCGTCTTCCTCGTCGTCGACGCCGCCCGCGCCGGAGCGTTCGTCGGCGAGTTCGAGGCCCTCGGTGCCGCCGCCTCGATCTTCCTCAACATCGGCCCGGCGTTCGAACGGGCCGGTCCGCTCGAGAGTTACGCCTGGTTCCCCGCGAGTTCCCGCGCCGTCATGATCGTCATGATGTGGATCGGTCGAATCGAAATTATTCCCGTGCTCGTTCTCCTGACACCGGCGTTCTGGAAGTCGTGA
- the hisB gene encoding imidazoleglycerol-phosphate dehydratase HisB: MSERAATVTRETGETDIECRLTVDGSGTADVETGIGFFDHMLTALAKHGLFDLELTCDGDLEVDDHHTVEDVAIVLGVALDEALGDRSGIVRYADRRVPLDEAVAGAVVDVSGRPRFYFDGSFSQDSIGGFTSDMARHFAESLAMNAGLTLHLEVDGENAHHEAEALFKALARTLDDATRIDERREGTPSTKGTLDG; encoded by the coding sequence ATGAGCGAGCGAGCCGCGACCGTTACGCGGGAGACGGGCGAGACGGACATCGAGTGTCGACTCACGGTCGACGGCAGTGGGACCGCCGACGTCGAGACGGGTATCGGGTTCTTCGATCACATGCTGACGGCACTTGCCAAACACGGGTTGTTCGACCTCGAGCTCACCTGTGACGGGGACCTCGAGGTCGACGACCATCACACCGTCGAGGACGTCGCGATCGTTCTCGGAGTTGCACTCGACGAGGCCCTCGGCGACCGGTCGGGGATCGTCCGCTATGCCGACCGACGGGTTCCCCTCGACGAGGCCGTCGCAGGCGCAGTCGTCGACGTGAGCGGGCGGCCGCGGTTTTACTTCGACGGCTCGTTCTCTCAGGACTCCATCGGTGGGTTCACGAGCGACATGGCCAGACACTTCGCAGAATCGCTCGCGATGAACGCCGGCCTCACGCTCCATCTCGAGGTCGACGGCGAGAACGCCCATCACGAGGCCGAGGCGCTGTTCAAGGCGCTCGCCCGAACCCTCGACGATGCGACCCGAATCGACGAGCGTCGCGAGGGAACGCCGAGTACGAAAGGAACGCTCGACGGCTAG
- a CDS encoding amino acid-binding protein has protein sequence MFDEIMEKFEGSPSQQAVIRLLLERGFSVNDDGRVVSGGIEIPNTGIAREIDVDRRVVDSTTDVILEDPELRRIFQNISQVPSLMDLAPVLDLTVLTITPVDAERKGIVAGITGTLADHDVSIRQTISEDPEFTDEPKLYLVTDQDLPGGLITEIRDLEFVRKIELQ, from the coding sequence ATGTTCGACGAGATCATGGAGAAATTCGAGGGGTCGCCGAGCCAGCAAGCGGTGATCCGACTGCTCCTCGAGCGCGGATTCTCGGTCAACGACGACGGCCGGGTCGTCTCCGGTGGCATCGAGATTCCGAACACGGGAATCGCACGAGAGATCGACGTCGACCGCCGGGTCGTCGACTCGACGACGGACGTCATCCTCGAGGATCCCGAACTCCGTCGTATCTTCCAGAACATCTCGCAGGTGCCGAGCCTGATGGACCTCGCTCCCGTGCTCGATCTGACGGTGCTGACGATCACGCCCGTCGACGCCGAGCGCAAGGGAATCGTCGCCGGGATCACCGGAACGCTGGCCGACCACGACGTCTCGATCCGTCAGACGATCAGCGAAGATCCCGAGTTCACCGACGAGCCGAAACTCTATCTGGTGACCGATCAGGATCTTCCCGGTGGGTTGATCACCGAAATTCGCGACCTCGAGTTCGTCCGCAAGATCGAACTCCAGTGA
- a CDS encoding RNA-guided endonuclease InsQ/TnpB family protein: MEYSPRYRLFPTTEQRESLDWTRDTVRQVYNHALHEFNQIPEDGGTLRQRVWKVRDDLPQIKQWWTDLKQVYSTVLQKAVERIRTNINNLGKLKAKGYDVGSLNWKAPREYRSFTYRQSGFELDTKSGPRDRAILRLKKVRGETLEIPIRLHRDLPEHDAIKEVTVKKEPTGAWYASFCISTAEPEKPVPENIGAEDTVGIDLGVLNFIHDSDGRSIRRLDFSDERERLEREQRSLSRKQYESNNWEKQRRRVAEVHARMSNKKRDYKHKLAHFYATEYDAVFVENLNVKSILEGDGNARNKAEVGWGEFRAILEHHCEKHGTHYVEVNPRGTTKECASCGAETDKPLWIREHSCPSCGFETDRDWNAALNVKSRGLSKLGVVHSESTPVKTATAVDSVTVSASRVVEAGSPCLKEAASAAE, from the coding sequence ATGGAGTACAGTCCACGATACCGACTCTTTCCAACGACCGAGCAACGGGAGAGTCTCGACTGGACGAGAGACACCGTGCGACAAGTCTACAACCACGCACTCCACGAATTCAACCAAATCCCCGAAGACGGAGGCACGCTCCGACAGCGCGTCTGGAAAGTCCGAGACGACTTACCACAAATCAAGCAATGGTGGACTGACTTGAAACAAGTCTACTCTACTGTCTTGCAGAAAGCTGTCGAACGCATCCGCACCAACATCAACAATCTCGGTAAGCTGAAAGCCAAGGGCTATGATGTTGGTTCGTTGAACTGGAAAGCGCCGCGTGAGTATCGGAGTTTCACGTATCGGCAATCGGGCTTCGAACTCGACACGAAGAGTGGCCCACGAGACCGTGCGATACTCCGTTTGAAGAAAGTCCGCGGTGAAACGCTGGAGATTCCAATCCGACTCCACCGTGACCTTCCAGAGCATGATGCTATCAAGGAAGTCACAGTGAAGAAAGAACCTACGGGAGCGTGGTACGCCTCGTTCTGCATCAGTACCGCCGAACCCGAGAAACCTGTTCCAGAAAACATCGGCGCTGAAGATACTGTAGGAATCGACCTCGGGGTCCTCAACTTCATTCACGACTCAGACGGTCGTTCCATCAGGCGACTCGACTTCTCCGACGAGCGAGAGCGACTCGAACGCGAGCAACGCTCGCTCTCTCGCAAACAGTACGAGTCGAACAACTGGGAGAAGCAGCGCCGTCGCGTTGCCGAGGTTCACGCTCGGATGTCGAACAAGAAGCGAGATTACAAGCACAAGCTCGCACACTTCTACGCGACGGAGTACGATGCCGTGTTTGTCGAGAACCTTAATGTGAAGTCGATACTAGAAGGTGATGGCAACGCTCGGAACAAGGCTGAAGTTGGGTGGGGTGAGTTCAGAGCGATTCTCGAACACCACTGTGAGAAGCACGGCACGCACTACGTTGAGGTGAATCCGAGAGGTACAACGAAAGAGTGCGCGTCGTGTGGGGCGGAAACCGACAAACCGTTATGGATTCGGGAACACTCGTGCCCTTCCTGCGGGTTCGAGACTGATAGGGATTGGAACGCAGCGCTGAACGTGAAGTCACGTGGATTGTCGAAACTAGGAGTGGTTCACTCCGAATCAACGCCTGTGAAGACTGCGACCGCTGTGGACTCTGTTACAGTGTCTGCAAGTCGCGTCGTCGAAGCAGGAAGCCCCTGCCTCAAGGAAGCCGCGTCAGCGGCTGAGTAG
- a CDS encoding DUF7522 family protein translates to MDGDAIDQPLADELVSVCRTAVGDELRSITYFTDDDDVEQLYLRSDLDQTADLVGFAEHERLGFHSQSAYRNTQLGEYGATIRMFENGYLSRVIRGDHGVWVTTDDMSMDRFEELTSALELVLEDHEVKAIEE, encoded by the coding sequence ATGGACGGCGACGCAATCGATCAACCGCTCGCGGACGAACTGGTATCCGTCTGTCGGACGGCCGTCGGCGACGAACTCCGGAGCATTACCTACTTCACCGACGACGACGACGTCGAACAGCTTTATCTCCGGTCGGACCTGGATCAGACCGCCGACCTCGTCGGCTTCGCCGAACACGAACGACTCGGCTTTCACTCCCAGTCGGCCTACCGAAACACCCAACTCGGCGAGTACGGCGCGACGATTCGGATGTTCGAGAACGGGTACCTCTCACGAGTGATCCGGGGCGACCACGGCGTCTGGGTAACGACCGACGACATGTCGATGGATCGATTCGAGGAGTTGACGAGCGCCCTCGAGTTAGTCCTCGAGGACCACGAGGTGAAAGCTATCGAGGAGTGA